The following coding sequences lie in one Arachis hypogaea cultivar Tifrunner chromosome 9, arahy.Tifrunner.gnm2.J5K5, whole genome shotgun sequence genomic window:
- the LOC112710945 gene encoding small ribosomal subunit protein eS24z — MADKAVTIRTRKFMTNRLLSRKQFVIDVLHPGRANVSKAELKEKLARIYDVKDPNTVFVFKFRTHFGGGKSTGFGLIYDTVENAKKYEPKYRLIRNGLDTKVEKSRKQMKERKNRAKKIRGVKKTKASDAAKAGKKK, encoded by the exons ATGGCTGACAAAGCGGTTACCATCAGAACAAGGAAGTTTATGACTAACAGGCTCCTCTCCAGAAAGCAATTC GTCATTGATGTTCTTCATCCAGGAAGGGCAAATGTTtctaag GCTGAGCTTAAGGAGAAGCTTGCTAGGATCTATGATGTTAAGGACCCCAACACCGTGTTTGTGTTCAAGTTCCGCACCCATTTCGGAGGGGGCAAATCAACTGGTTTTGGTTTGATTTATGACACTGTTGAGAATGCTAAGAAGTATGAGCCTAAGTACAGACTTATTAGG AATGGACTTGATACTAAGGTTGAAAAGTCAAGGAAGCAAATGAAGGAAAGAAAGAATAGGGCAAAGAAGATCCGTGGAGTAAAAAAG acCAAGGCTTCTGATGCTGCCAAGGCTGGAAAGAAGAAATGA